A DNA window from candidate division WOR-3 bacterium contains the following coding sequences:
- the nrdR gene encoding transcriptional regulator NrdR, whose amino-acid sequence MKCPRCGKDSDRVLETRTSQAGSVVRRRRECTKCRFRFTTYETVERVPLVVIKRDRTREPYDRAKLLNGIATACRKRPVAAERIESIVNDIEDILSDRYQIEIRSSDIGRMVLDRLLEIDEVSYVRFASVYRKFTNIDKFANELKMIKKERRWKKK is encoded by the coding sequence ATGAAATGTCCGAGATGCGGCAAAGACAGTGACCGCGTTCTCGAGACACGAACTTCTCAAGCAGGGTCGGTCGTGCGGAGGAGAAGGGAATGCACCAAATGTCGTTTTAGGTTTACAACATATGAGACGGTCGAGAGGGTTCCTCTCGTCGTGATCAAACGCGATCGAACAAGAGAACCCTATGACCGCGCCAAACTCTTAAATGGCATCGCGACCGCCTGTCGTAAGAGACCCGTAGCTGCAGAAAGAATAGAATCCATTGTAAATGATATTGAAGATATTTTGTCTGACCGATATCAGATAGAGATACGATCGTCTGACATAGGCAGAATGGTCTTGGATCGATTGCTGGAAATTGACGAGGTCAGTTACGTTCGTTTTGCCTCAGTCTACCGAAAATTCACCAACATCGATAAATTTGCCAACGAGTTGAAGATGATCAAAAAGGAGCGAAGATGGAAGAAAAAGTAA
- the nrdD gene encoding anaerobic ribonucleoside-triphosphate reductase, with protein sequence MEEKVTVRIGISEEIPREKIFQYVKKRDGEVVTFDKSKISNAIYLAAKAVGGEDITLADKLANEVILFLYTRKGNVTPEVEEIQDAVEKVLIENGHARTAKAYILYRKQREILRKKKLLLSKPEERETTDYALFVRTSDDDFVAWDRERIIKALENETGLERNLAEKISEETEETILNSNVHLVSSSLIREIVNVKLIEHGLENSRLRHMRLGIPLYDADKIILFANRENANIPHNPEATNMTIAETVKKQYMLSQVFSRDVADAHIRGDIHLHDLGFGDRPYCSGQSLEYVKKFGLNLPNALSIARPARHPDTLLAHMVKFSAALQGHFAGAIGWDAVNIFFAPFLTGMSDRDIHQLAQMMIFEYSQQSVARGGQAIFSDLNLYWEIPKHFRDVPAIGPGGEYTGKKYGEYAEDAQKFVWALFDVYMDGDGTGRPFFFPKPLVHITEDFFTTPGYEDFLNHISDVSSKRGNTYYVFDRGQTAKISECCRLSFKLEESDLRDAHTPWKMRYTALQNVTLNLPRAALLANGSDQQLYKQLDELLQLVVKAHIQKKTFIEKLVSLKQEGPLALLTMERDGEAYLRLYRATFLVGLLGLNELVQYHTGKEMHEDEEAFRFGLKILSYLYLRIRELSKSHNIRLVMEQTPAESAAHRLARLDLEHFAEQAAGIVKGDTTGNAVYYTNSTYLNVSTSIDPITRVQLEGKFHDLIEAGALTHIWLGESQPPKESVANFVVKTFRNSRNAQIAFSPEFTTCNNCFKTARGLRNQCPHCNSENVDHITRVTGYFTKVSGWNKGKKAELKDRYRSKL encoded by the coding sequence ATGGAAGAAAAAGTAACGGTAAGAATCGGTATCTCTGAAGAGATCCCACGAGAGAAGATTTTTCAATATGTGAAGAAAAGAGATGGGGAAGTGGTCACCTTCGATAAATCAAAGATTTCAAACGCGATCTACCTCGCGGCAAAAGCCGTGGGCGGTGAAGACATAACCTTGGCAGACAAATTGGCTAACGAGGTGATTCTTTTTTTGTACACGAGAAAGGGCAACGTCACGCCCGAAGTCGAAGAAATTCAAGATGCGGTCGAAAAAGTATTGATTGAAAATGGACACGCGCGTACCGCAAAAGCTTATATTCTATACCGAAAACAACGAGAAATATTACGCAAGAAGAAATTACTGCTCAGCAAACCCGAAGAAAGGGAGACAACCGACTACGCATTGTTTGTCCGCACTTCAGATGATGATTTTGTAGCATGGGACCGCGAACGAATAATAAAGGCGTTAGAAAACGAAACCGGGCTCGAGCGCAATTTGGCTGAAAAAATTTCGGAAGAAACAGAAGAAACCATTCTTAATTCCAATGTTCATCTGGTGAGCTCCTCGCTCATCCGCGAAATCGTCAATGTCAAACTGATCGAACACGGATTGGAAAATTCAAGATTGCGCCATATGCGTCTTGGCATACCCTTGTACGATGCAGACAAGATAATCCTCTTTGCGAACCGTGAGAACGCCAATATCCCGCACAATCCGGAAGCGACAAATATGACCATCGCCGAGACGGTTAAAAAGCAGTATATGCTCTCTCAAGTATTCAGCCGGGACGTGGCTGACGCCCACATACGTGGTGACATTCACCTGCATGACCTCGGTTTTGGCGACCGTCCCTATTGCTCGGGCCAGTCGCTGGAATATGTCAAGAAATTTGGACTGAATCTGCCGAATGCATTATCGATCGCCCGACCGGCAAGACATCCGGACACATTACTTGCCCATATGGTAAAATTCTCTGCTGCGCTGCAGGGACACTTTGCGGGCGCAATTGGCTGGGATGCCGTAAATATTTTCTTCGCTCCTTTTTTAACAGGCATGTCAGACCGCGATATCCACCAACTCGCACAGATGATGATCTTCGAATATTCACAGCAGTCGGTGGCGCGCGGTGGGCAGGCAATATTTTCTGATTTGAATCTATATTGGGAAATCCCAAAGCATTTTCGTGATGTACCCGCTATCGGTCCGGGTGGCGAGTACACCGGTAAGAAATACGGAGAGTATGCAGAGGATGCGCAGAAGTTCGTTTGGGCGCTATTCGATGTATATATGGATGGTGACGGAACTGGCCGTCCATTCTTCTTCCCGAAACCACTGGTTCATATCACCGAAGATTTCTTCACGACTCCTGGTTATGAGGATTTCCTAAATCACATTTCCGATGTATCGTCCAAGCGAGGTAATACATATTATGTTTTCGACCGTGGTCAGACAGCAAAAATATCTGAGTGTTGCCGGCTCTCTTTCAAGCTTGAGGAGAGTGATTTGAGGGACGCACATACTCCATGGAAAATGCGCTACACTGCCTTGCAGAACGTCACCCTCAACCTGCCCCGGGCTGCCCTGCTGGCAAATGGAAGTGATCAGCAGTTGTACAAACAGCTCGATGAATTGCTGCAACTCGTGGTCAAAGCGCATATTCAGAAAAAAACATTCATCGAGAAACTCGTTTCTTTGAAACAAGAGGGCCCGCTCGCCCTTCTGACCATGGAACGTGATGGTGAGGCTTACCTAAGACTCTATCGCGCAACGTTTTTGGTGGGATTACTTGGACTGAACGAACTCGTCCAATATCACACAGGTAAAGAAATGCACGAGGATGAGGAAGCTTTCCGTTTTGGTCTGAAGATTCTCTCATATCTCTATCTGCGGATCAGAGAGCTCTCAAAGTCCCACAATATCAGGTTGGTAATGGAGCAAACACCCGCTGAATCTGCTGCCCATCGCCTTGCCCGACTTGACCTCGAGCACTTTGCCGAACAGGCAGCCGGAATCGTCAAAGGTGACACAACAGGCAACGCGGTATATTATACGAATTCGACCTACCTCAATGTCAGTACGTCGATCGATCCGATCACAAGGGTACAGCTCGAGGGTAAATTCCACGACCTGATCGAAGCCGGTGCCCTTACCCATATCTGGCTCGGTGAATCGCAACCACCCAAGGAATCTGTGGCGAACTTCGTGGTCAAGACATTCCGAAACTCCCGCAACGCCCAAATCGCCTTCTCTCCCGAATTTACGACCTGTAACAATTGTTTCAAAACGGCAAGAGGGCTGCGGAACCAGTGTCCGCACTGCAATAGCGAGAACGTCGATCACATCACGCGCGTCACCGGTTATTTCACAAAAGTATCGGGATGGAACAAAGGAAAAAAAGCTGAATTGAAGGATCGTTATCGCTCGAAACTCTAA
- a CDS encoding MATE family efflux transporter, with the protein MSVVHSKSVFNQLIKLAWPIVLAFMMQTSYNLVDIFWVGKLGATAIASVSLAGNFFYIILALGQVIGSGTVALVAHSFGGRLFDRANSIAKQSLLLAFIIALAIGILGFVFSKQIMYFLGGRGAVLILSNEYLRIVSIGFFFQLLSFSINYIFRGAGDMKIPMVIMLIATATNLILDPLLILGIGFFPRLEVQGAAVATAIAKFVSFVVGFLILLRGRSGIKISFTTPWQLQSTIVKKIFNVGIPVGISYGLMASSIMVVFGIVAAFSEHALAALGIGTRIFQFASLPVVGIGVATTTLVGQNLGARNQKGATQAGNAALGLSTVIMVLFSVFFITNPRPLIALFTQNIPTITHGTEFINIVSFYLIFVGITTSLTGIFRGAGYTVPPMVAGILKVSLLYVLAIFLSRTMHAGVSGVWWAMLIAYGVESLVMILWYRKGSWREKGLALLKGLAPTDTPVSK; encoded by the coding sequence ATGTCTGTCGTACACAGCAAGTCCGTCTTCAATCAACTAATAAAACTCGCCTGGCCAATTGTACTCGCCTTCATGATGCAGACGAGCTACAACCTGGTTGATATATTTTGGGTAGGCAAATTAGGAGCGACTGCAATTGCCTCGGTATCACTCGCGGGCAATTTCTTCTATATTATCCTCGCGCTCGGCCAGGTTATCGGTTCCGGCACCGTAGCACTCGTCGCGCATTCATTTGGCGGTCGGTTATTCGACCGGGCCAACAGCATAGCGAAACAGTCACTGCTCCTGGCATTCATCATTGCCCTTGCCATAGGTATACTCGGCTTTGTCTTTTCGAAGCAGATAATGTATTTCCTCGGTGGCCGCGGCGCAGTTCTCATACTGAGCAATGAATACCTTCGAATTGTGTCGATAGGCTTTTTCTTTCAGTTGTTGTCTTTCAGCATAAACTATATTTTCCGGGGTGCCGGCGACATGAAAATACCGATGGTCATTATGTTGATCGCCACGGCAACCAATCTGATTCTCGACCCTCTCCTGATCCTGGGAATCGGATTCTTTCCGCGACTCGAAGTACAAGGCGCTGCAGTCGCCACAGCAATCGCAAAGTTTGTGAGCTTCGTCGTAGGATTCCTCATTCTTCTCAGAGGACGCTCGGGCATCAAAATCAGTTTCACCACCCCGTGGCAGCTCCAGAGTACCATTGTGAAGAAGATCTTCAATGTCGGCATACCCGTTGGCATATCCTACGGGCTAATGGCATCAAGCATCATGGTCGTGTTCGGTATCGTCGCTGCTTTCAGCGAACACGCACTCGCCGCCCTGGGAATCGGCACCCGCATTTTTCAGTTTGCCAGCCTGCCGGTCGTTGGTATCGGAGTCGCAACAACAACCCTGGTCGGACAGAACTTGGGTGCTCGTAACCAAAAAGGTGCAACACAGGCAGGTAATGCAGCTTTGGGTTTGAGTACGGTAATAATGGTTCTGTTCAGCGTGTTTTTCATAACAAACCCACGACCTTTGATTGCACTGTTCACCCAGAATATACCGACCATCACCCATGGGACCGAATTCATCAACATCGTCTCATTCTATCTAATCTTCGTGGGCATCACTACGAGCCTGACCGGAATCTTTCGCGGCGCCGGTTATACCGTACCCCCAATGGTCGCCGGAATTCTGAAAGTCTCTCTTCTGTACGTATTGGCAATATTCCTCTCACGCACAATGCATGCGGGAGTGAGCGGTGTTTGGTGGGCAATGCTCATCGCCTACGGCGTTGAAAGTTTGGTTATGATATTGTGGTACAGAAAGGGAAGCTGGCGCGAAAAAGGATTGGCGCTATTGAAAGGACTGGCGCCAACAGACACGCCTGTATCAAAATAA
- a CDS encoding phosphatase PAP2 family protein, which yields MLLLVLCCQALNSCEQSIYETISQDWQSRPVKYFMQGIEIASYPGLDALPPVGLYLSDRKEIARRGIAGFVGDVATVVSFKLLINRERPDGDTERIDSSFPSGHTTFAFTQAVIYSHHNPKIKIPMFIYATVVGFSRIYLGKHYPTDVLGGAALGIVVGLLAVKLF from the coding sequence ATGCTGCTGCTTGTTTTATGCTGTCAGGCACTCAACAGTTGCGAACAGAGCATCTATGAAACGATAAGCCAGGATTGGCAATCACGGCCTGTGAAGTATTTCATGCAAGGGATCGAAATCGCTTCATACCCGGGATTGGATGCTTTGCCGCCTGTCGGTCTCTATTTGTCTGACAGAAAGGAGATAGCACGGAGAGGTATTGCCGGCTTTGTTGGTGACGTTGCCACCGTTGTTTCATTCAAGTTACTGATAAATCGCGAGCGCCCCGATGGAGATACGGAACGAATAGACTCATCTTTTCCTTCTGGTCACACAACGTTTGCATTCACACAAGCCGTGATCTATTCCCACCATAATCCTAAGATAAAAATTCCCATGTTCATATACGCCACGGTCGTTGGTTTTTCAAGGATATATCTGGGGAAACATTATCCCACTGACGTGCTGGGTGGCGCGGCCCTCGGGATCGTGGTCGGGTTGCTCGCCGTCAAGTTATTTTGA
- the lpxA gene encoding acyl-ACP--UDP-N-acetylglucosamine O-acyltransferase, with protein sequence MDFLVSGKAEIDASAVIGPYSIIEDDVVIGCRTRIGSHVIIRNGTVIGKNNVISAGAQIGVEPQDYHFKGERSYCVIGDNNVIREYATISRATGEGSKTLIGNNNFIMTYVHVAHNNVIGDGVVVSSIAQLGGHVEIGDHAYIGGHAGIHQFCRVGKYAMLGAKSYLNKDLPPFLLASGNGAKVCGLNTTGLLRNLFSWEEIEEIKNVMRLLYRSERTLAQCKEMLEKRNSCQAHEFLKFIEGSKRGILLKENSSAVTEILSLS encoded by the coding sequence ATGGATTTCCTGGTCAGTGGAAAGGCGGAGATAGACGCATCCGCAGTTATCGGTCCGTATTCCATCATCGAAGATGATGTTGTTATTGGATGCCGGACCCGGATCGGTAGCCACGTGATAATCAGGAACGGTACGGTTATCGGAAAAAATAATGTCATAAGCGCCGGTGCACAGATCGGCGTCGAACCGCAGGACTACCATTTTAAAGGTGAACGTTCATATTGTGTCATTGGTGATAACAATGTCATAAGGGAATACGCGACGATCTCGCGAGCGACGGGGGAAGGTAGCAAAACCCTTATCGGTAATAACAATTTCATAATGACCTACGTTCACGTGGCTCACAACAACGTGATCGGAGACGGTGTTGTGGTATCAAGTATTGCCCAGCTTGGCGGCCATGTGGAGATCGGTGATCATGCCTACATCGGCGGCCACGCCGGCATCCACCAATTCTGCAGGGTCGGTAAATATGCGATGCTCGGAGCGAAATCATATTTGAATAAAGACCTGCCACCTTTTCTCCTTGCCAGCGGAAACGGAGCGAAAGTCTGTGGGCTCAACACGACCGGCCTCCTGCGCAATCTTTTTTCATGGGAGGAAATTGAAGAGATCAAAAACGTAATGAGATTGCTTTACCGCTCGGAACGGACCCTTGCTCAATGCAAGGAGATGCTTGAAAAAAGAAACTCGTGTCAAGCGCACGAGTTTCTTAAATTCATTGAAGGATCGAAACGCGGTATCCTCTTGAAAGAAAATAGCAGCGCAGTAACAGAGATACTATCCCTGTCGTAG
- the fabZ gene encoding 3-hydroxyacyl-ACP dehydratase FabZ — MMDIEAIKKILPHRPPFLFVDEVLEVSDDRILAKREIKDDEYFLTGHFPGEPIMPGVLIVEAIAQAGGVMLLRNRRNAIPLFMAIDKARFRKIVKPGDTLILEARLLQDRGKVVKIAGTAKVNDSLACEATILAGIRE; from the coding sequence ATGATGGATATCGAAGCGATAAAAAAAATCTTACCTCATCGGCCACCGTTCTTGTTCGTCGACGAGGTATTGGAAGTTTCAGACGATAGGATCCTGGCGAAAAGAGAGATCAAGGATGACGAGTATTTCTTAACCGGGCATTTTCCTGGGGAACCGATAATGCCGGGAGTTCTGATCGTCGAAGCAATAGCACAAGCCGGAGGAGTGATGCTTTTACGCAACCGCAGGAACGCGATCCCCCTGTTCATGGCGATCGACAAAGCAAGATTCAGGAAGATCGTAAAACCCGGCGATACACTCATTCTCGAAGCCAGACTGCTGCAGGATCGCGGTAAAGTTGTGAAAATTGCGGGTACGGCAAAGGTGAATGATTCACTTGCCTGCGAGGCAACGATACTTGCCGGGATCAGGGAGTGA
- a CDS encoding PHP domain-containing protein produces the protein MSSTYPENQKYADLHIHSNCSDGLLSPSEIVQYCHEISLEAIAITDHDSLMAMDELKDNGDMGINIIPSVEMSSNIGLIDIHILAYYIDHDNPDLLGYLETLREHRVKRAKKIVERLSRDGIKLDFDRMRELAKNSALGRPHIAEALRESGYVQSIREAFVRFLSYHSPYYEPKMSIAPKDLLKKIDEWNGIAVIAHPGIYGDGDLINRLIDDGAVGIEVWHPDHSMACQQELYEMASNNGLLMTGGSDCHGHHRSGLQIGKCGCGQREVQLLRDYKSISY, from the coding sequence TTGAGCTCAACTTATCCCGAAAACCAGAAATACGCAGATCTTCATATACATTCAAATTGCTCGGATGGGTTGCTTTCCCCTTCTGAGATTGTTCAATATTGTCACGAAATCAGCCTGGAAGCCATTGCCATTACTGATCATGATTCATTGATGGCAATGGATGAGTTGAAGGATAACGGCGATATGGGAATAAATATCATACCGTCCGTTGAGATGAGTTCAAATATCGGATTGATCGATATACACATTCTTGCATACTACATCGACCACGATAATCCCGATCTTCTAGGATACCTGGAAACTCTCCGTGAACACCGTGTAAAAAGAGCCAAGAAGATCGTCGAGAGACTGTCGCGCGATGGTATAAAGCTCGACTTCGACCGCATGAGGGAACTCGCTAAAAACAGCGCGCTGGGCAGACCGCATATCGCGGAGGCGTTGCGCGAGAGTGGATATGTTCAATCGATCAGGGAAGCATTCGTGCGTTTTTTGAGCTATCATTCTCCCTACTATGAACCTAAGATGAGCATCGCGCCTAAGGACCTGCTGAAAAAAATCGACGAGTGGAATGGCATTGCTGTCATTGCCCATCCGGGCATATATGGTGATGGGGATCTCATCAACCGTCTGATAGATGATGGCGCAGTTGGTATTGAAGTCTGGCATCCTGACCATTCGATGGCATGTCAGCAGGAACTGTATGAGATGGCATCGAATAATGGACTTTTGATGACCGGGGGGTCGGATTGTCATGGCCATCACCGTTCCGGTCTGCAAATAGGCAAGTGTGGGTGCGGTCAGAGGGAAGTTCAGTTGCTGCGCGACTACAAGAGTATCAGTTATTGA
- a CDS encoding AAA family ATPase, with translation MGYESFYNLREHPFSFAADEKFYYDSPQHSKALIKLSHAVDTEKGLALLVGAIGTGKTTLSRRLLDQLIDQQVEATLLVIIHSEITSLWFLKKISLMLEAGGDSDDKIEIITAVYHRLLEFAKRKKKVVILIDEANMLRSKEIMEEIRGLLNLESERGKLLNFILFGLPDTEDYLKLDPPLYQRIAIRCVLDPLDEKATYDYILHRLRVAGGMRNLFDEEALKAIYFYSKGNPRTINAICDNALLEGFLLKRELIDVKIIDDTVQDLGLLTKES, from the coding sequence ATGGGTTACGAATCATTCTACAATCTGAGAGAACATCCTTTCAGCTTTGCGGCTGATGAGAAGTTCTATTATGACTCTCCGCAGCACTCGAAGGCTCTGATTAAGCTGTCCCATGCCGTTGATACGGAGAAGGGTCTTGCGCTTTTGGTTGGGGCGATCGGTACCGGTAAAACCACACTGTCCCGCCGTTTGCTGGACCAGCTGATTGACCAGCAGGTTGAGGCAACGCTCCTTGTTATCATACATTCGGAAATAACCTCTCTTTGGTTTCTGAAGAAGATTTCGTTGATGTTGGAAGCCGGTGGTGATTCGGATGACAAAATCGAGATAATTACCGCGGTCTATCACCGCCTCCTCGAATTCGCGAAGAGAAAAAAGAAAGTGGTTATATTGATCGACGAAGCCAATATGCTACGCAGCAAAGAAATAATGGAAGAAATTCGTGGACTGCTGAATCTTGAATCAGAGAGAGGCAAGTTATTGAACTTCATTCTTTTTGGGTTGCCTGATACCGAAGATTACCTCAAACTCGATCCCCCGCTTTACCAGCGCATTGCGATCCGCTGCGTGCTCGATCCCCTCGATGAGAAGGCAACATATGACTACATATTACATAGGCTCCGCGTTGCGGGCGGCATGCGAAATCTGTTCGATGAAGAAGCACTCAAGGCAATATACTTCTATTCAAAGGGTAATCCAAGAACGATAAACGCGATCTGCGACAATGCTTTGCTCGAGGGTTTTCTTCTGAAAAGAGAGCTCATTGACGTGAAGATTATTGATGATACGGTGCAGGATCTCGGTCTCTTGACGAAGGAATCTTGA
- a CDS encoding tetratricopeptide repeat protein, translated as MAELVDLKRKIAELEAKGSFNEAIEELESAIGEFPSEGSLYNKLGDLYLRVNQQKNALSAYEKGARAFKEETYFPNAIALCKKILRFDKNRTEIYGLLGELHKDLDQRGEAANYLLEYADRKRRANDLDTALKTYDMIRELVPNNARILKTISAIYEQVGKKDRGSELLEQAKEIETKHEKFKEIVLEEKIKTEVTPDIPEETPEAEVEEKTTGKIAEVEEPIRLEEIKPVEKDRQAKDSISIEDIVSPEVAELLKDEQRSSSVGVDITEKLSEIDKTIELGELYLKLDSIEEAIDCFRDAENAAWRSKDYDKALNLNKKIADLRPFDLKSRQHLVEIARMRKDNDTQVTFMLELAEALNRREAKSEAKKIYRDVLRIDPENVVAKERVGPIGPAAPPEKAASAVDLGEVLRIEQSEAKAQAMQSIEELVSEFRREVFESIGEGDYTSHYDLGVAYKGMGLYQEAVEELEIAAKDEKLKLKALEMIGASYLDYDKVDDAIRVLSESLEIEGHGDKEYFGIHFLLGNCHEKRNELRSALKSYVNAYNIDKKVPALNQKILQLKQKVTDELEKRRKNASGGNLSDKSASIEQKVDRKSKITYL; from the coding sequence ATGGCGGAGCTAGTTGACCTGAAAAGAAAAATCGCCGAGCTGGAGGCGAAGGGCTCATTCAATGAAGCCATTGAGGAGCTCGAGAGCGCTATTGGAGAGTTTCCGAGCGAAGGCTCTTTGTACAATAAATTGGGTGATCTGTATCTAAGGGTGAATCAGCAGAAAAACGCGCTCAGCGCGTATGAGAAAGGCGCCCGTGCTTTCAAGGAAGAAACTTATTTCCCGAATGCAATTGCTCTATGCAAAAAAATCTTGAGATTCGACAAGAACCGTACGGAGATCTACGGGCTGCTCGGTGAATTGCACAAGGATCTGGACCAGCGGGGTGAGGCGGCAAATTACCTGCTCGAATATGCGGATCGAAAACGCCGGGCAAATGATCTGGATACTGCTCTGAAAACATACGACATGATTAGGGAACTGGTTCCGAACAATGCTCGGATACTCAAAACAATATCGGCTATATATGAGCAAGTTGGCAAGAAAGACCGTGGGAGTGAACTGCTGGAACAGGCGAAAGAAATTGAGACGAAACACGAGAAGTTCAAAGAGATTGTGCTCGAAGAAAAAATCAAAACCGAAGTGACTCCGGATATCCCGGAGGAGACGCCCGAAGCGGAGGTCGAAGAAAAGACAACAGGAAAAATTGCAGAAGTTGAAGAGCCCATCCGGCTCGAGGAAATAAAGCCTGTAGAAAAAGATCGTCAGGCTAAGGATAGTATTTCCATTGAAGATATCGTTTCACCCGAGGTTGCAGAGTTGCTCAAGGATGAACAGCGCAGCTCATCCGTCGGCGTGGACATAACTGAGAAGCTGTCCGAGATTGACAAGACTATAGAATTGGGCGAGCTGTATTTGAAACTCGATTCGATCGAAGAGGCCATCGATTGTTTTCGTGATGCCGAGAACGCGGCATGGAGAAGCAAGGACTATGATAAGGCTTTGAATCTGAATAAGAAAATCGCAGATTTGAGGCCTTTCGATTTGAAATCGCGGCAGCACCTCGTTGAAATTGCGCGAATGCGTAAAGACAATGATACACAGGTGACTTTTATGCTTGAGCTGGCCGAAGCGTTGAACCGCCGAGAGGCAAAGAGCGAGGCAAAAAAGATATACCGTGACGTCTTGCGTATTGATCCAGAAAACGTGGTTGCCAAGGAACGGGTCGGGCCTATTGGTCCAGCTGCGCCACCAGAAAAAGCGGCAAGTGCTGTTGATCTGGGTGAGGTTTTGAGGATCGAACAGAGTGAAGCAAAGGCCCAGGCAATGCAGAGTATCGAAGAACTGGTGTCCGAATTCAGACGCGAAGTATTCGAATCCATCGGCGAAGGGGACTACACTTCACATTATGACCTGGGTGTCGCCTATAAAGGCATGGGTTTGTACCAGGAAGCAGTTGAAGAATTGGAGATCGCGGCAAAGGATGAAAAGCTGAAACTGAAAGCTCTTGAGATGATCGGAGCAAGTTATCTTGATTATGATAAGGTAGATGATGCCATTAGGGTTTTATCTGAAAGTTTGGAGATTGAAGGACATGGTGACAAGGAATATTTCGGTATTCATTTCTTGCTTGGTAACTGTCACGAGAAGCGAAATGAGCTGAGGAGTGCGCTTAAGTCTTATGTCAATGCATACAACATAGACAAGAAGGTTCCGGCTTTGAACCAGAAGATACTTCAGCTCAAACAAAAGGTTACTGATGAATTAGAGAAAAGACGCAAGAATGCGTCAGGAGGTAATTTGTCAGACAAAAGTGCTTCAATAGAACAAAAAGTAGACAGAAAGTCTAAGATTACCTACCTGTGA
- a CDS encoding AAA family ATPase: MGYQEFYQFKLEPFANHPDPKFYFNSPQHALAREYLLHAARGARGLAVLLGDIGTGKTTLSRKILNELYSMGKFQIGLIVLTHSEFSPAWLYTRIANLIGLRDLSDSTTEIIARISQRLNEIYHRNEKTVIIIDEANKIDNPSVLEEIRGLLNLEIGDTRLLSFILSGLPDLENFISSNRALYQRIAVKIRLKSMGSDTVRSYIAHRLNIAGSENEIFSPRAVDLICRYSEGRPRLVNIICDNALLEGYLQSKQQIDEILIERVVSNLGLKFE, translated from the coding sequence ATGGGATATCAAGAGTTCTACCAATTCAAGTTAGAACCATTTGCGAACCACCCGGACCCCAAGTTCTATTTCAATTCGCCGCAACACGCGCTCGCGCGGGAGTATTTACTGCATGCAGCAAGGGGTGCGCGTGGGCTGGCAGTGCTCCTGGGAGATATCGGAACGGGGAAGACAACCCTTTCGCGTAAGATCCTAAACGAATTATACTCGATGGGCAAGTTCCAGATTGGGCTGATCGTTTTGACCCACTCTGAATTTTCCCCGGCATGGCTTTACACGAGAATTGCGAATCTCATTGGTTTGCGCGATCTAAGCGATTCGACGACCGAGATAATCGCACGCATCTCACAGCGACTCAACGAGATATATCATCGTAATGAAAAGACAGTAATCATTATCGATGAGGCGAATAAGATCGACAATCCAAGTGTGCTTGAAGAAATAAGAGGCCTTTTGAATCTTGAGATCGGAGATACGAGGCTCCTATCATTCATTCTTAGTGGCTTGCCAGACCTTGAGAACTTTATTTCGTCAAACCGCGCTTTGTATCAGCGTATAGCCGTTAAGATCAGGTTGAAATCGATGGGCAGTGATACCGTGAGGTCGTATATTGCTCACCGTCTTAACATTGCAGGTAGTGAAAACGAAATTTTTAGTCCGCGGGCTGTTGATCTCATCTGCCGGTACTCAGAGGGTAGACCGCGGTTGGTAAATATAATCTGCGATAATGCGTTGTTGGAAGGATATTTGCAGAGTAAACAGCAGATCGATGAGATTCTGATCGAAAGGGTGGTAAGCAACCTGGGTTTGAAATTCGAGTAA